The following is a genomic window from Bacteroidia bacterium.
GATTCACGATTCGCGATTCACGATTCGCGATTCGCGATTCGCGATTCACGATTGCATTTTCTCCACGCCGGTGCTATCTTAAACATTCCATTGGCGACGTACCCAAGTGGATTAAGGGGACGCTCTGCAAAAGCGTTATTCATCGGTTCGAATCCGATCGTCGCCTCGAAGCGGCCGCATACTGTGCGGCCTTTTTTTTGAGGAGTTAAACGTTAAACGTGAAACGTTAAACGAGATGTGCTCTGCAGTGTCGATGTATCATGCGGAGATGTTGTGCCGGACAAATGGAGGTGTCGTCAGCCCTAGGCTGAGCTGTGCTCCGGATTTCCTGTCTCTTTTCGCTTTACTTTTCACCCTTTACCTTTCCAGTGTCGCCTTTCGGACTGAAAACGTCAATAGTGCCTCGTCCCGCCTTCGCTCTCATGCACCGACGGTTGTGCCATAGACCTGTGATACTTCGGCCGGCGGGCGATTCGGCGGGCAGCCAATCGTGCCTTGACTGGTCTTGACTTCAGACATATCTTATCCAGATGAAGCGCATCAGACATATCGCAGTCCGCTTGCTGGTATTGCCGCTGCTGGTTGTGGCGACGACGGGCGTACCGATGAGTTGGCATCTCTGCTCGATGAGCGGTACGGTGACGGTATCGTCGGACTGCGATATGCATGCCGCGAAAGCTACAGCGTGCTGCAACGGCACTGCGGCCGACGAAAGGCCATCGGTAGCGCGCACGGCCTGCTGCGTCGAATTCGACAAGACGGTACAGCTTTCCGACGAGTACACCGTCCCGATATTTGTCCCCACTGCCGATCTTGCGATACTCCCCGTTGATGTTGCTGACGACGGCGCGGCGGATCTTTTCCGTAGCTTTACTTCCTTCGCCCGCGAGATACCACCGGGCGATCCGCCTCCCTCCTGGCTGCTTACCGGCTCCTTCCTGTCCTGAGATAATCTTTCGCGGGTGATTGCCCGCGTGTATTGAGAACCCCCGGCGCTTACCGCCGCGGGTTATCGCGTTGTACCTCATCGCGATGTTTTTCAAATCGATACCGGATCATTTCAGGAAAAGCAATATGAGTACCCACGTCATACGCCTTTCGCTGTTCGCAATGCTGTTGCTGTGTGCTGAACACAGCTCCGCACAGACCACGCGCAGCAGACAGGACTTCATCGATGCCGCATTGAACAACAGCGCCGCGCTCCGTGCCGCATCCGCCCGGGTGCGATCCGCTGAAGCATCACGCAGGCGGGCTTCCGCCTGGGAGGCGCCGACAGTTGCCTTTGAATTTTACGCTACACCCGTCACCTCGCTCAATCCTCTCCGCGACGGGCTCGAAAACGATTACTCCATTCAGCAGATGATCATGTTTCCCGGCAAAATCGGACGCATGGAAGACATGGCCGATGCCGGTATTCGCATGCGCCGCGAGAATGTGGAGACGGCGAAGCGTGCGATTATCGCCGAGGTGAAGTCCGCCTACGCCATGCTGACGGCTGCGCGAAACAGACGGAACGTCAATCGCGACAACATTACGCTGCTGGAGCAGATCGCCACGAGCAGCGAAGCCGCCTACGCCGTTGGCCGTGGCGGCAATGCCGATATTCAGCGCCTCCGCTCGGAACTGGGACTACTCCGCAATGAAGGCGACGCCATCCTGGCTGAAGAGCAGCGCGCACTGGCAATGCTCGCCGCGCTGACGGGAGAAGCCGTGCATCGCGTGATCGGGGAGACCGAAGTGATCGCCCTCTCGCCGCTGCGTTGGAACGCCGATTCGCTGGCGGACGCCGCTGTCACGGCGCGTCCCGATCTTCGCGCAATGCGCCAGGACATCGAAATGCAGGATGCGCGGGCGCGCCTGGCCCGGAGGCAGTGGCTGCCGGACCTCATGGTGCGCGCCATGTACAAGGAAATGACCATGGGTATGCCGGATCACTGGTCGCTGATGTTCGGCGTCAGCGTGCCGATTGCACCGTGG
Proteins encoded in this region:
- a CDS encoding TolC family protein, encoding MSTHVIRLSLFAMLLLCAEHSSAQTTRSRQDFIDAALNNSAALRAASARVRSAEASRRRASAWEAPTVAFEFYATPVTSLNPLRDGLENDYSIQQMIMFPGKIGRMEDMADAGIRMRRENVETAKRAIIAEVKSAYAMLTAARNRRNVNRDNITLLEQIATSSEAAYAVGRGGNADIQRLRSELGLLRNEGDAILAEEQRALAMLAALTGEAVHRVIGETEVIALSPLRWNADSLADAAVTARPDLRAMRQDIEMQDARARLARRQWLPDLMVRAMYKEMTMGMPDHWSLMFGVSVPIAPWSSGGYAGAVEEAEADARAAQEQLEDMRRMAEYEVRDAWAVANGLWERLTRFRESIIPHAEQALQAAMTSYATGGGDFATLLDAARMLAMFRMDAEMLEGDYHVALARLERAVGTDLGI